In one Vibrio sp. VB16 genomic region, the following are encoded:
- a CDS encoding 4Fe-4S dicluster domain-containing protein: MDRRKAIKLLAGGTTVSLVSASPVIASVMAGDSKTKIKRLAMAIDLRRCNGCKACVTACNQENGNEAHEHRTQVLQSSTQINGKDYVVNLPLLCNQCENPVCTKVCPTGATFKRNEDGIVVVDSTGCINCNFCVYTCPYDGVRFTNSKTGTVDKCNFCIQRTSQGFLPACVETCTGGARVFGDLNDPDSEIATLLNSQEALVLQSDKNTQPNVYYIGLTDAENEQPHSLNSEPTWQR; the protein is encoded by the coding sequence ATGGATAGACGTAAAGCGATTAAGCTACTCGCCGGCGGAACTACCGTATCACTGGTGTCAGCCTCTCCTGTTATTGCATCAGTGATGGCTGGCGATTCAAAAACAAAAATCAAACGCTTAGCAATGGCAATTGATCTTCGCCGTTGCAATGGTTGTAAAGCCTGTGTTACCGCTTGCAATCAAGAAAATGGTAACGAAGCTCACGAACATCGTACCCAAGTTTTGCAAAGCAGCACTCAAATCAATGGCAAAGATTACGTAGTTAACCTTCCTCTCCTGTGTAATCAGTGTGAAAACCCAGTATGTACCAAGGTCTGCCCTACTGGCGCAACCTTCAAACGAAATGAAGACGGTATTGTTGTTGTTGACTCAACCGGTTGCATCAACTGTAATTTCTGTGTCTACACCTGCCCTTATGACGGTGTACGTTTTACCAACAGTAAAACTGGAACAGTAGACAAGTGCAATTTCTGTATTCAGAGAACATCTCAAGGCTTTTTACCCGCTTGTGTCGAAACCTGTACTGGTGGTGCTCGTGTCTTTGGCGATCTTAATGATCCAGACAGCGAAATAGCGACCTTACTCAACTCACAAGAAGCGTTAGTGCTGCAATCAGATAAAAATACTCAACCTAACGTTTACTACATTGGCTTAACGGATGCAGAAAATGAGCAACCGCATAGCTTGAACTCCGAACCGACATGGCAGCGCTAA
- a CDS encoding formate dehydrogenase subunit gamma produces MEQSSIWLDLLSSQTALSWLLVASVFGVALLMSLFVLINGTSKIDGGFSGKMMQRWSIPSVIVHWLGAIPCLILILTGIVIGAAKVLFEPGSTSWANAVQFSSSLHEIAVFPFIFGASIMVTIWWKKQLFKKYDIDWFKKAGGYINFGDKQHPEAGFANGGEKLWFWVFAINFLILSITGLMLFFPEIAPTYNTAPVVISLHIISAMIIGAFAVVHIFMATVISEGGLSNMINGKCDENWAKQHHNRWYNTLNKKEK; encoded by the coding sequence ATGGAACAATCTTCTATATGGCTCGATCTTCTGTCGAGTCAAACAGCTTTGTCATGGTTGTTAGTCGCGAGCGTTTTTGGTGTCGCGCTGCTCATGAGCTTATTTGTCTTGATAAATGGAACATCCAAGATAGACGGAGGCTTTAGCGGCAAGATGATGCAACGCTGGTCGATTCCTAGCGTAATTGTACATTGGTTAGGAGCAATTCCTTGCCTTATTCTGATTCTTACTGGCATCGTTATTGGTGCGGCAAAAGTTCTATTCGAACCTGGTAGCACGAGTTGGGCAAACGCGGTTCAATTTTCCTCCAGTTTGCATGAAATAGCCGTATTTCCGTTCATTTTTGGTGCTTCTATCATGGTGACAATATGGTGGAAGAAACAGCTATTTAAAAAATATGATATTGACTGGTTTAAAAAAGCAGGTGGATACATAAACTTCGGCGACAAACAACATCCAGAAGCAGGGTTTGCGAATGGTGGCGAGAAGCTTTGGTTTTGGGTATTCGCAATCAACTTCTTAATTCTATCTATTACAGGCCTTATGTTATTTTTTCCTGAAATAGCGCCTACCTATAATACCGCGCCTGTTGTTATTTCTCTTCATATCATTTCTGCGATGATTATCGGTGCATTCGCCGTGGTACATATCTTTATGGCTACCGTAATATCCGAAGGTGGCTTAAGCAATATGATCAATGGTAAGTGCGATGAGAACTGGGCTAAACAGCACCATAATCGCTGGTATAACACTCTAAATAAAAAAGAAAAATAA